The following proteins are co-located in the Hydrogenobacter hydrogenophilus genome:
- a CDS encoding peptidoglycan D,D-transpeptidase FtsI family protein, producing MRELKKENSKILFLSSLIFIGFFVLFLRIAYLQLVGRTEYVKRIAEKFPKVALVDIPTYRGSIKDRNGNDLAMSIPTISVYAFPKYVQNKEELASRLSAPTGVPERKILEQLNSGKKFVWLAKKVDKSLLPYIKGVIKDTENSKYVGIQEDFKRFYPHGSLASNLIGFSGDDGTGLEGLEYMLNSFLNEKKQKIPFLFSPEGSLALEPSSYVEALKSKTVYTTIDLGVQSILEDIRDKIVKDWKPKKVAILVMDAKSGDILGMATYPYYDPNNYGKYKPWERRNFVITDIFEPGSVMKPFFIGMALDKGYISEKYTVDGEHGKTEVYGRTVRDVHPYGRLTLDQVLVKSSNVGTVKIAKFLSRKDVEELMQKIHFKDSFGILPGETKPRLPDYRYPANILYSSIGQGLSANLLNLCSAFSLLATGYMPKPKIILYTEDEEGKKNYYESQILRQGLFSQRVMNWLHKNLIRVVEEGTAKLARSDYFTIAGKTGTSQKFDFRVGKYSRDKVVAYFVGYFPATDPRFVAGISVDEPKGLAYGGTAAAPYFKEMVERVSAYYRLKPDKLSKSTP from the coding sequence ATGCGAGAGCTTAAAAAGGAAAACTCAAAGATCCTATTCCTCTCCTCTTTAATCTTTATAGGTTTTTTTGTGCTCTTCTTAAGAATAGCTTACCTTCAGCTCGTAGGAAGGACAGAGTACGTAAAAAGGATAGCGGAAAAGTTTCCAAAGGTCGCGCTCGTAGACATACCCACTTACAGAGGCTCAATAAAAGACAGGAATGGCAACGACCTTGCCATGAGCATTCCCACCATATCTGTTTATGCCTTTCCTAAGTATGTCCAAAACAAAGAGGAACTTGCAAGCAGACTTTCCGCTCCAACAGGTGTGCCTGAAAGGAAGATATTAGAGCAGTTAAATTCAGGGAAAAAATTCGTATGGCTTGCCAAAAAGGTGGATAAAAGTCTTCTACCTTACATAAAGGGTGTTATAAAGGATACGGAAAACTCTAAGTATGTGGGAATTCAGGAAGACTTCAAAAGGTTTTATCCGCACGGCTCTTTAGCAAGCAACCTTATAGGTTTTTCTGGAGATGACGGCACAGGACTTGAAGGGCTTGAGTACATGCTTAATTCTTTTCTCAATGAAAAGAAACAAAAGATACCTTTTCTTTTCTCTCCAGAAGGTAGTTTGGCTCTAGAGCCATCTTCCTATGTGGAAGCTTTAAAGTCAAAAACTGTTTACACTACTATAGATTTGGGAGTTCAAAGTATACTTGAGGACATAAGGGATAAGATAGTCAAGGATTGGAAGCCTAAAAAAGTTGCCATACTTGTTATGGATGCCAAAAGTGGAGACATACTGGGTATGGCCACTTACCCGTATTATGACCCTAACAATTACGGTAAGTACAAGCCTTGGGAAAGAAGAAACTTTGTAATTACAGATATTTTTGAACCCGGATCCGTGATGAAACCCTTCTTCATAGGTATGGCTCTGGACAAAGGCTACATATCTGAGAAATACACCGTAGATGGTGAGCATGGAAAAACTGAGGTTTACGGTAGGACAGTAAGGGATGTGCATCCCTACGGTAGGCTCACCTTGGATCAAGTGCTTGTAAAGTCTTCCAATGTGGGAACTGTTAAGATAGCTAAGTTTCTTTCAAGAAAAGACGTAGAGGAACTTATGCAGAAGATACACTTCAAAGACAGCTTTGGAATACTTCCGGGAGAAACAAAACCAAGGCTACCAGACTACAGATACCCAGCAAACATACTTTATTCAAGTATAGGACAGGGTTTGTCTGCCAACCTGCTTAACTTGTGCAGTGCTTTCTCTCTTCTCGCCACAGGTTACATGCCAAAGCCTAAAATAATCCTATATACAGAAGATGAGGAAGGAAAAAAGAATTACTACGAGAGCCAGATCCTAAGGCAGGGGCTTTTTTCACAGAGGGTTATGAACTGGCTACACAAAAACCTCATAAGGGTAGTGGAAGAAGGTACCGCCAAGCTGGCAAGGTCAGACTACTTTACCATAGCGGGCAAGACAGGAACTTCTCAGAAATTTGACTTCAGAGTGGGTAAGTACTCAAGGGATAAGGTGGTAGCTTACTTTGTGGGCTACTTTCCGGCAACAGACCCAAGATTCGTAGCTGGCATATCCGTTGATGAACCAAAGGGGTTAGCCTACGGAGGCACAGCTGCAGCACCCTACTTTAAAGAGATGGTGGAGAGAGTATCCGCTTACTACAGACTAAAACCCGACAAGCTCAGCAAGAGCACGCCTTAA
- the bioD gene encoding dethiobiotin synthase has product MRAVLITATDTGVGKTFVAYNLAYALKEAGVKVGYLKPVETDVKDFPADGSLLVSITEQDIKEAVPVVFSLPLSPYAGILEEGKDFSLEDLKHHFENMLKKYEFVIVEGAGGIAVPIKRDYDYARLAKDWNLPILVVARATLGTINHTFLTYFYAKSMGLTIKGIVMNGFEGKDVSERTNARIVQELTGIKPLELPKIDGLLLPEDLRRALAELVGF; this is encoded by the coding sequence ATGAGAGCTGTGCTTATCACAGCTACAGATACGGGCGTAGGTAAAACCTTTGTGGCTTACAACTTAGCTTACGCTCTTAAAGAGGCAGGAGTAAAGGTAGGCTACTTAAAGCCTGTAGAGACAGATGTAAAAGACTTCCCGGCAGACGGAAGCCTTCTTGTTAGCATAACTGAGCAAGACATAAAAGAAGCGGTGCCTGTTGTTTTTTCTCTTCCTTTATCACCTTATGCGGGTATTTTGGAAGAGGGTAAGGATTTTTCTTTGGAGGATCTAAAGCATCACTTTGAAAACATGCTAAAAAAGTACGAGTTTGTTATAGTAGAAGGAGCGGGAGGCATCGCAGTACCCATAAAGAGAGATTATGACTATGCAAGGCTTGCTAAGGATTGGAATTTACCCATCTTAGTAGTAGCAAGGGCTACTTTGGGAACAATAAACCACACCTTTTTAACCTACTTTTACGCAAAGAGTATGGGTCTAACTATTAAGGGTATAGTGATGAACGGGTTTGAAGGCAAAGATGTATCCGAAAGGACTAACGCAAGGATAGTGCAAGAACTTACAGGAATTAAACCTTTGGAACTTCCTAAGATAGATGGTTTGCTCCTCCCTGAAGACTTAAGGCGTGCTCTTGCTGAGCTTGTCGGGTTTTAG